TCATAGTGTTCGTACCGGCTGTCGCCATTCTCATCCAGGATCGCGTCGGCCCTCTCGGAGCCGAGGAGGGACATCACGTCGAGGGCGGTCGGGATGGAGCGTCCGCCGCTGCGGAGGGTGAAGGGCGTGCCCGTGCCGGTGAAATCACCGGTGTACGGATACACGAGTTCTGAGAAGATGTACGAGTCGAGGAGGAAGCGCTGGCCCATGAAACGGAACCCCTGCGTCGCATTGAGGCAGGTGCGTGCCTCTTCAGGGGTAAAGGCATAGCAGTCCGCGGTCCCGCCGTAGATCGCGGGGGCGCGGTACGTGCCGAGTTCGCGCTGGAGGGCCGCCACCTCGTCTGCCGAGAGGTCGGTCTTCGGGCCGCCGAAGAGGGCGTCCATCGCCGCGAGATAGTCGCGGGGGCCGAGGTCGTCTGAGTAGCCCGCGTAGAAGGAGGTGGCCGTATAGATCCGATCCCACCTCTCCATCAGGGCCGGGTCGTCGGCAAGGGCGGCGGCGACCTGGGCGGCGCCGATCGTCTGGACCCGCGCGTCCTCAGGGGTCACGAGGGTGCCGTTGAGGAGGAAGGCCATCCGGCCATGCCACATCATCGCCAGAAAATAGTTCTTCAGCCTCTCCGACCGGGTGTAGTGGCCGCGGGGGAGGTACTGCGAGTAGTCCTCCTCGTACCTGAAGAGCGGCGAGGCGTCGGTACCGGCACGGCCGCGGATCAGGAGGAGTTCGGCCTCCACGTCGGGCCTTATCTCCTCGGGGACGGCCGCACGGTAGCGTTTCACATCTGCGGGCTCAAACCCGGTGCCGGCCCCGACCTGCCGGGCATCAGGGGCGAGGAGGCTTTGTGCCACGCCGAAGTACACCGCATTGCGCCGGGCCGCCTCCTTCGCCTCGCCGCCCGACCGTCCGTAGGCCTCCATCGACCTGTTGAGGAGGGCGGAGTCGAGGGCATACAGGTCGTCGTACAATGTCCCCTCCTCAACCGCCCGCATCGTCTCGTCGAACTGGATGTGGTAGATGTGGAGGAGGGAGTCGGTACTCACAAAGACCGGGACTCCCTCCTCCTTCAGGGCGGCATAGGGCCTGACCATGTCCGCGCCGCCGGGTCCGAGGGGGTTTTCGACGACGACGAAACCGTGTGCCGACAGGAGGGTCTCGGCCCCGGGGTCGAGGGAGAGAGCAGCGTCGACCTCCTGCCAGTTGGTGACATTCGCCGTCTCAAGGGGGAGGGGGTACTGCGGCGCGGAGAGGTTCACCGCCAGAGGTGCGGGGGTGGGGTACGCGGAAAAATTCTTCTCCGGTTGGGGCGCTTCCGGGGCGGTCACGCACCCGGCAAGAAGGGCGGCCGCACAGAGGAGCAGGGCAAGAAGGGCAGTCCGGTCCATGAACGATCAAAGGGCGGCAGAAACAAAAATGTATGGTTCAATCGCGACGTGAAAAAGGAGCGGGCTTGGGGGGATTCGAACCCCCGACATTCAGCTTAGGAGGCTGACGCCATGTCCGGGCTAGGCCACAAGCCCAATGATACTCTCTAGTGTGGGCGCCGGGAAGGTATTAAGGTTTTGAAGGCCCACTTTTCTCCCGCAATGGAGAAGGTTCCGGTCACCGAGGGGAGGACCACGTTTTTTGCGCCGGTTCAGGATGAAAATGCCGCTTTCCCACCGGGTTCGGCCCCGATCTTTTATAACCGGAGGATGGAGGCGAACAGGGACGCAACGGTGCTCTATCTCTCGGTGGTGCAGCCCTCAGACTACCTCGACGCCATGGGGGCGATGGGCGCGCGTGGCCTGCGTGTCGCCCACGAGGTCGGCATTCCGGTGACGGTCAACGACATCAGCCCCGCGGCTGCGGCCGAGATCCGGGAGAATGCCGACAGGGTCGGCGGGGAGATCGAGGTGACCTGCCTGGACGCCAACGCCCTGATGAGCACCAGGAGGTTCGACGCCGTGGACCTCGACCCCTTCGGCACGCCCGCCCCCTTCACCGACGCCGCCTGCCGGAGCGCAAAACGTTTCCTCTGCGTGACCGCGACCGACACCGCCCCCCTCTGCGGGGCCCACCTGAAGGCCGGCATGCGCCGGTACTTCGCGCGGCCCATGAACACCGAGTATCACCGCGAGGTGGGGCTGCGCATCCTCCTCGGCTTTGTGGCGCGGGAGATGGTGAAGTACGACCGGGGCATCACACCCATCTTCTGCTTCGCACACGAGCACTTCGTCCGCCTCAACCTGCGGGTCTGGGGGCGGGTGCGAAATGCCGACCAGACCATGGAGCGGATCGGCTACGTGATGCAGTGCCCTCACTGCTTGTACCGCGAGGAGCAGGCAGGCATGCTCCCTGAGGCGGCGACCTGCCCCTCCTGCGGGGCCGTCCTGCGACCGGTCGGTCCCCTCTGGCTCGGCGCGGTGAACGACCCCGCCACCCTCGCGGCGATGATCGAGCGCCTGCCGACGATGGGCCTCGGGACAGAGACCTACCTCTCCCGCCTCCTCCCTCTCCTCGCGGAGGAACTCCCGACCGCGAGTTTCTACGACTACCACCGGGTCGCCCAGGGACTGCGGGCCTCGCCGCCCGCGATCGACGTCGTGATCAACCGCCTGCGGGACGCGGGCTACCAGGCGACGCGGACCCACTACGAGGGCACAGGAATCAGGACGGACGCACCCCTGGCCCTGCTTGAAGAGGCGATCACGCGACGGGAGTAAAGGCGGATTTGCTTTCGTCGCCCTGAGACTCTGCCGCGGGGGACTACTCGAAGACCTGAGGTTTTCGAGGTCCGAACGAAGGGAGCATGAGAAACACAAAAAAGTGCACGAGGCCAGGCAGAGGCACCTGACCGGAAGGATCTTCAGAACCTGGTGACGATCGTGATGATGTCGCTGTCGGCAAGGGTGTGCTGGAGGCCGACACGCTGGGCGTCGTGCTTCACCGACGTGCCCCAGATCTTCGCGTACCTGAACTTGTCCACGAACTCGCGGTGGAGGCGGCGGCAGACGTCCTCGACGGTCGAGCCAGACCTGACGATCAGCGGTTCGTCCATATCGGCCGCACCGCCGAGGGGCTTCATGTACAGGCGCATGAAACCGAGGTGCTCGTAGATCGCGTCCTTCAGCTCCTCGACATTGTAGCCGGAGTGGGCCGAGATCATGTGGGGTTTCTCGTTGAAGCGCTCGACCAGGTCGGTCTCGATCTCCTTTCTCGTCTTCTCGTCGACCAGGTCGACCTTGTTGATCGCGATGAAGGCCGGGACATAGATCCTGTTGCCGATCATGGCGTCGATGAAGTCGTCCTGGTTGACATTGCCGCGGATGAGGACGTCGGCATTCATGACCTTGTTCTCGGCGAGGATGGACCGCACCTCCTCGATGTCGAGGGCCTCGTCGCCGACATAGCTGAGCCTGATACCGCCGTTCCCGCTCTTCTTGATGGTGATGTCGGGCCTCGGCTTGTTGATCCTGATGCCTGCGTCGTACAGTTCCCGCATCAGGACGTCGATATGCCGGCCATTATAGACGTCGCCGAGAATGAGGATCAGGTCGGCGCTCCGCACCACCGCGATGACCTCCTTACCGCGCCCCTTGCCCATCGCCGCACCCGCGATGAGGCCAGGGATATCGAGGACCTGGATCTTCGCACCCCTGTGTTCCAGGATGCCGGGCACGACCGTGAGGGTGGTGAAAGCATAGGCCGCGACCTCGCTCTCCTG
Above is a genomic segment from Methanofollis sp. containing:
- a CDS encoding DUF3160 domain-containing protein, translating into MDRTALLALLLCAAALLAGCVTAPEAPQPEKNFSAYPTPAPLAVNLSAPQYPLPLETANVTNWQEVDAALSLDPGAETLLSAHGFVVVENPLGPGGADMVRPYAALKEEGVPVFVSTDSLLHIYHIQFDETMRAVEEGTLYDDLYALDSALLNRSMEAYGRSGGEAKEAARRNAVYFGVAQSLLAPDARQVGAGTGFEPADVKRYRAAVPEEIRPDVEAELLLIRGRAGTDASPLFRYEEDYSQYLPRGHYTRSERLKNYFLAMMWHGRMAFLLNGTLVTPEDARVQTIGAAQVAAALADDPALMERWDRIYTATSFYAGYSDDLGPRDYLAAMDALFGGPKTDLSADEVAALQRELGTYRAPAIYGGTADCYAFTPEEARTCLNATQGFRFMGQRFLLDSYIFSELVYPYTGDFTGTGTPFTLRSGGRSIPTALDVMSLLGSERADAILDENGDSRYEHYDAIAGRLAGELPQNESAWNRNLAIGWLHTLQPLLAGFGEGYPTFMQTTAWQEKELTTSLASWTELRRDTILYAKQSYTMGKGMAYRPPEQEVAGYVEPVPELYHRLLALTAMTREGLGDLGALDETSGSRLRSLEAVLARLEAISVKELEGEALTPDDEAFIRGVASSLDQLVVGVDEDGMTTAVVADVHTDPYDSLVLEEGVGYVNLVVVACPGPDGRPFLAAGPVFSYYEFTVPLSGRLTDEAWQEVLATDPPARPGWTVGYAAVRR
- a CDS encoding tRNA (guanine(10)-N(2))-dimethyltransferase, which produces MEKVPVTEGRTTFFAPVQDENAAFPPGSAPIFYNRRMEANRDATVLYLSVVQPSDYLDAMGAMGARGLRVAHEVGIPVTVNDISPAAAAEIRENADRVGGEIEVTCLDANALMSTRRFDAVDLDPFGTPAPFTDAACRSAKRFLCVTATDTAPLCGAHLKAGMRRYFARPMNTEYHREVGLRILLGFVAREMVKYDRGITPIFCFAHEHFVRLNLRVWGRVRNADQTMERIGYVMQCPHCLYREEQAGMLPEAATCPSCGAVLRPVGPLWLGAVNDPATLAAMIERLPTMGLGTETYLSRLLPLLAEELPTASFYDYHRVAQGLRASPPAIDVVINRLRDAGYQATRTHYEGTGIRTDAPLALLEEAITRRE
- a CDS encoding GTP-binding protein — its product is MSGLEDEIKEIEDELQRTVYNKATSKHIGRLKAKLARIKDEAVQRAMKSSGTGDGYSVKKSGDGTVVLVGFPSVGKSTLLNQLTGQESEVAAYAFTTLTVVPGILEHRGAKIQVLDIPGLIAGAAMGKGRGKEVIAVVRSADLILILGDVYNGRHIDVLMRELYDAGIRINKPRPDITIKKSGNGGIRLSYVGDEALDIEEVRSILAENKVMNADVLIRGNVNQDDFIDAMIGNRIYVPAFIAINKVDLVDEKTRKEIETDLVERFNEKPHMISAHSGYNVEELKDAIYEHLGFMRLYMKPLGGAADMDEPLIVRSGSTVEDVCRRLHREFVDKFRYAKIWGTSVKHDAQRVGLQHTLADSDIITIVTRF